The Novosphingobium sp. Gsoil 351 genome contains the following window.
GAAATCAGCCGCGAGGCCTTGTCTCCGCCCCACGCGGCGACGAGCAGCAACGCCAAGCCAGCGAGGCTCAGCAGCTCTTCGGGCAGCGTCAGCCAGAGAGAATGGGAAAAGTCCATCACTGGGCCTTCCCATGCGGGGCCGGGACAGGCTTGGCAGGGCCAACCTTGATCTTTGCGTCACCCCCCGGGCGCGCCTGCGCCAGCCGCGCGTCCAATGCCTCAATATCCGCTCGCATCGGAGACAGAAAACTTTCGGGATAGACCCCCATCCACAGTACCGCGAGGCCGAGCGGCGCCATCATCAACCACTCGCGGATATCGAGATCGGGCATCGCCGCGGCATCGGCGTTCTTCTGTACCCCGAAGATCACCCGGCGATAGAGATAGAGCATGTAGGCCGCGCCGAGGATGATCCCGGTGGCGCAGGCCGCGGTGACCCAGCTCGATAGCTGGTAGATGCCAGCCAGGCTGAGGAATTCGCCGACGAAGCCGCTGGTCCCCGGCAGGCCGACGCTGGCCATCGTGAACAGCATGAAGAACAGGGCGTACTTGGGCATGTTGATCGCGAGACCGCCGTAGCGATCGATCTCGCGGGTATGGAGCCGGTCGTAGATCACCCCGACGCTGAGGAACAACGCGCCCGAAACCAGCCCGTGGCTGAGCATCACGATCATTGCGCCTTCGAGACCCTGGCGGTTGAACGCGAACAGCCCGACTGTGACGATCGCCATGTGCGCCACGGAACTATAGGCGATCAGCTTCTTCATATCATGCTGCACCAGCGCGACCAGGCTGGTGTAGACCACCGCGACCATGCTCAGTGCGAAGATCAGCCAAGCGAGCTGCGCGCTCGCTTCGGGGAACATCGGCAACGAAAAGCGAATGAAGCCATAGCCGCCCATCTTGAGCAGCACCCCGGCCAGGATCACCGAGCCCGCGGTCGGCGC
Protein-coding sequences here:
- a CDS encoding NADH-quinone oxidoreductase subunit M, yielding MSGFPILSLMLLVPLAGAVGCLVSTAQSARVIALAATLIDLALGILLWANYDIGGAQWQFIERANLFAGMQWALGIDGIALLLIVLSVFLMPICIGASWKSIESRVGEYMAAFLLMETLMIGVFAAQDLFLFYIFFEAGLIPMYLIIGIWGGAERIYASYKFFLYTLLGSVLMLIAMFWMANEAGTTSIPVLMAYDFPPGAQTWLWLAFFASFAVKMPMWPVHTWLPDAHVQAPTAGSVILAGVLLKMGGYGFIRFSLPMFPEASAQLAWLIFALSMVAVVYTSLVALVQHDMKKLIAYSSVAHMAIVTVGLFAFNRQGLEGAMIVMLSHGLVSGALFLSVGVIYDRLHTREIDRYGGLAINMPKYALFFMLFTMASVGLPGTSGFVGEFLSLAGIYQLSSWVTAACATGIILGAAYMLYLYRRVIFGVQKNADAAAMPDLDIREWLMMAPLGLAVLWMGVYPESFLSPMRADIEALDARLAQARPGGDAKIKVGPAKPVPAPHGKAQ